The genomic DNA CTCAAGGACGAACTGTATCGCGCGGAGAGGGACAACCTCGCACTACACCTCACCAACGACACCCCAGGCGAGGTCGTTGACCTCGCAGTAGAGACCGACGAAGGAGTCGACCTCGTTCCCAGCAACTACGATATGCGTGGCGTCGCCGACGCACTCTCGAACGCTCGAAATCGAGAACGCCGACTTCAAAACGTCTTCTCGTCGCTTTCGGACGACGCGTACGACTATCTAGTCGTCGACAGTCCACCGAATTTGGGTGTCCTCACCGACAACGCGATTCTCGCGTCTCGTCGCCTACTCATCCCGATACAAGCGGAAGACTCCTCCTTGGATGCGCTAGAGATGGTCCTCGACGAGGTCGAGGAGATTGAAGTGGCGTTCGACATCGACATCGAGATTCTCGGTATCGTTCCGAACCTCGTCCCTCGGGACGGGGTCGCGAAGTCGACGCTCGAGACGATGCGCTCGACTCCCGGTTTGGAGGATCTCGTCCTCCCGTACGAGATCCGGAAACGCGCCGACATCAAATACGCGATGCGTCGAGGCGAAACACTCTACGCCTACAACGAGAGTTCCGACATGATTTCGGTCTTCGACCGCCTCGCCGAGGATGTCGAACGGAGCGTGAATTAAATAATGTACTACGTTACTGCTGTCTCGAGGGGAATCGTCGCCGGAACGAGTAGACGTGATCGAGCGATGCGCTATGGACGTCATCGAACACCACGTAGTCAAACGACACGTCATCGACCTATCTGTCGATGGATACGGTCCCCAGTAGGATCCGGTACTCCGGAGGTGTGGCGATGACGGACGACGACCTCCGGCGGTCGACCCGGCGACTCGGCGACCGATTCG from Haloprofundus halobius includes the following:
- a CDS encoding ParA family protein; the protein is MHSIAVTNQKGGVGKTTITAHLAVGLARRGHRVLAIDLDPQGYLTRHFGLKDELYRAERDNLALHLTNDTPGEVVDLAVETDEGVDLVPSNYDMRGVADALSNARNRERRLQNVFSSLSDDAYDYLVVDSPPNLGVLTDNAILASRRLLIPIQAEDSSLDALEMVLDEVEEIEVAFDIDIEILGIVPNLVPRDGVAKSTLETMRSTPGLEDLVLPYEIRKRADIKYAMRRGETLYAYNESSDMISVFDRLAEDVERSVN